CCCTGCGTCTGTTCTCCCGGCACCATGGAGAGTGACGGGCTGCCCCACCACCTTGGCGATCGCCAACTCCACTTCCTCCTGGATGGAAGAAAAATTAGGTTGACGTTGCCAGCCATGGAAATGGGTGCCCAGATATTGCATTACCAGAGCAACCCTTTGTTTACCAGCAGACGGAGAAGAATGCATCAATACAAGAAGTCTAACTAGACCAATTCAATCACAGCCATTTCCGCATTGTCACCCCGGCGACGTAGGGTTCTAATAATGCGGGTATAGCCCCCATCCCTGTCTTTATAGCGGCTGGGAGCATCCGCAAACAAAGCGTGGACTGTGGGTTTGTCATACATATAGCCTAGGGCCCGGCGACGGGCGGCCAGGGAACCATCCTTAGCTAGGGTAATCATGCGGTCTACCTCAGAACGCACGGCTTTAGCTCTAGCCTTAGTGGTCTTGATTTGTCCGTGGCGGATTAACTCCGTAGTTAAAGCCCTCAGCAGGGCCTTTCTTTGGTCAGCGGGCTTCCCCAACTGAGGCACTCGACATCTGTGTCGCATGGTAACTGAACTCCTAAAAAATTAACAACAGGGGGTTACTCTAAGGCAAGCAGCAGTAATCAAACCCATTGAGCTTGTTAAGCTTTAGCCTTTTCGTGGGGCAGGGTAATACCCAAACGTTTTTGCAGTGCCTCAATCACCTCCTCTGCGGATTTGAGACCAAAATTCTTGATTTCCAGTAGATCTTCCTGGCTATACTCCAGTAGATCTGCCACGGAATTAATCTGGGCTCGCTTCAGACAGTTATAGGCACGGACAGAAAGCTGTAACTCTTCGATGGGAATTTGACTTTCCGGATTGACCTCGTCCTGGTAATCGCTATGGGCCGCCTCCAGCTCATTGAGATCCTTAAGGGGGATAAAAAGATTGGCAATAATGTCAGATGCTTCCGACAACGCCTCCCGAGGCTGAATACTGCCATTAGTCCAAATGTCTAGAATCAACCGGTCCTTTGGACTCATGCCATCGGCCCGAATGTCTTCCACTGTGTAGTTGACCTTAGTCACCGGCATAAATACCGAGTCAATTTGGAGAAAATCTAGAGATGAATTCTCATCCTTGCCCCGCTCGATAACTCGATAACCTACGCCGCGCTCCACTCGGAATTCCATTTCCAGTTTGGCCCCTTCTGCTAGGGTGGCGATGTATTGGTTAGGATCAATAACCTCCACCTCCGAAGGTACCTCAAACTGCGCTGCCG
The genomic region above belongs to Synechocystis sp. PCC 6803 substr. PCC-P and contains:
- the rplQ gene encoding 50S ribosomal protein L17, whose product is MRHRCRVPQLGKPADQRKALLRALTTELIRHGQIKTTKARAKAVRSEVDRMITLAKDGSLAARRRALGYMYDKPTVHALFADAPSRYKDRDGGYTRIIRTLRRRGDNAEMAVIELV
- a CDS encoding DNA-directed RNA polymerase subunit alpha codes for the protein MAQFQIECVESSTRKNQQQYSKFSLEPLDRGQGTTVGNALRRVLLSNLPGAAVTAIRIAGVNHEFATILGVREDVLEIMLNMKELVLKSYTDQPQIGRLTAIGPGTVTAAQFEVPSEVEVIDPNQYIATLAEGAKLEMEFRVERGVGYRVIERGKDENSSLDFLQIDSVFMPVTKVNYTVEDIRADGMSPKDRLILDIWTNGSIQPREALSEASDIIANLFIPLKDLNELEAAHSDYQDEVNPESQIPIEELQLSVRAYNCLKRAQINSVADLLEYSQEDLLEIKNFGLKSAEEVIEALQKRLGITLPHEKAKA